One Pseudochaenichthys georgianus chromosome 7, fPseGeo1.2, whole genome shotgun sequence DNA segment encodes these proteins:
- the LOC117449478 gene encoding translocating chain-associated membrane protein 1-like 1 isoform X1: MGFRKKNKSPPVLSHEFVIQNHADMVSCLAMIILLGLMFEVTAKFAIMFITVQYNVTQVLDEKSDPVNLYQYGPKDVATVFFYLLIAVILHALIQEYILDKMNRRLHLSKTKHSKFNESGQLAAFYLFSFIWGCSILTAEDFATNPTFLWEGYPHTHMVFQVKFFYICQIAYWLHALPELYFQKVRKEDIPRQLYYICLYVVHITGAYVLNLHRLGLVLLVPHYLVELLFHASRLFYFSDENKQKGFTLWALLFVIARLLTLTLSVLTFGFGLPRTENQGFSLAEGNFNVLTIRMTCLAAICLTQAWMMWKFINFQLKKWREHSQNQASKKKAVSPKSKPQKREPTRGGASNGVLKSEDKTSPRARKAKAS, from the exons ATGGGGTTCCGCAAGAAGAACAAGAGTCCCCCGGTGCTGAGCCACGAGTTTGTGATCCAGAATCACGCCGACATGGTGTCGTGTTTGGCCATGATTATCCTCCTCGGGCTGATGTTCGAG GTCACAGCCAAGTTCgccatcatgttcatcacagtCCAGTACAATGTAACACAAGTTCTTG ATGAGAAAAGTGATCCAGTGAACCTGTATCAGTACGGCCCTAAAGATGTGGCCACTGTGTTTTTCTATTTGCTTATTGCAGTCATCCTTCATGCCTTGATACAAGAATATATTCTGGAC AAAATGAACAGGAGGTTGCATTTGTCAAAAACCAAACACAGCAAGTTCAACGAGTCTGGACAGTTGGCAGCGTTCTACCTGTTCTCCTTCATCTGGGGCTGCAGCATCCTAACAGCG GAGGACTTTGCAACAAATCCTACATTCTTATGGGAGGGGTACCCACACACTCACATGGT TTTTCAGGTCAAGTTCTTCTACATTTGCCAAATTGCCTATTGGCTCCATGCACTTCCTGAACTATACTTTCAAAAAGTACGGAAG GAGGACATCCCCCGCCAGCTCTATTACATCTGCCTTTACGTTGTCCACATCACTGGTGCCTACGTCTTAAA CCTCCACAGACTGGGCCTGGTGTTGCTGGTCCCTCACTACCTGGTGGAGCTCCTGTTCCACGCTTCCCGCCTCTTCTACTTCAGTGATGAGAACAAGCAGAAGGG TTTCACCCTGTGGGCGCTACTCTTTGTGattgcccgcctcctcaccctcACTCTTTCAGTTCTGACGTTTGGCTTTGGGCTGCCCCGTACAGAAAACCAGGGCTTTTCTCTAGCAGAAGGCAACTTCAATGTGCTCACCATAAG GATGACTTGTCTGGCTGCTATCTGCCTGACACAGGCTTGGATGATGTGGAAATTCATCAACTTCCAGTTGAAAAAGTGGAGGGAGCACAGCCAGAACCAGGCGTCAAAGAAGAAGGCAGTTAGCCCAAAGAGCAAGCCTCAAAAAAGGGAGCCTACAAGGG GAGGTGCTTCCAATGGAGTTTTGAAGTCTGAGGATAAAACGTCGCCACGGGCAAGAAAAGCCAAAGCTTCATAG
- the LOC117449478 gene encoding translocating chain-associated membrane protein 1-like 1 isoform X2, with protein sequence MGFRKKNKSPPVLSHEFVIQNHADMVSCLAMIILLGLMFEVTAKFAIMFITVQYNVTQVLDEKSDPVNLYQYGPKDVATVFFYLLIAVILHALIQEYILDKMNRRLHLSKTKHSKFNESGQLAAFYLFSFIWGCSILTAEDFATNPTFLWEGYPHTHMVFQVKFFYICQIAYWLHALPELYFQKEDIPRQLYYICLYVVHITGAYVLNLHRLGLVLLVPHYLVELLFHASRLFYFSDENKQKGFTLWALLFVIARLLTLTLSVLTFGFGLPRTENQGFSLAEGNFNVLTIRMTCLAAICLTQAWMMWKFINFQLKKWREHSQNQASKKKAVSPKSKPQKREPTRGGASNGVLKSEDKTSPRARKAKAS encoded by the exons ATGGGGTTCCGCAAGAAGAACAAGAGTCCCCCGGTGCTGAGCCACGAGTTTGTGATCCAGAATCACGCCGACATGGTGTCGTGTTTGGCCATGATTATCCTCCTCGGGCTGATGTTCGAG GTCACAGCCAAGTTCgccatcatgttcatcacagtCCAGTACAATGTAACACAAGTTCTTG ATGAGAAAAGTGATCCAGTGAACCTGTATCAGTACGGCCCTAAAGATGTGGCCACTGTGTTTTTCTATTTGCTTATTGCAGTCATCCTTCATGCCTTGATACAAGAATATATTCTGGAC AAAATGAACAGGAGGTTGCATTTGTCAAAAACCAAACACAGCAAGTTCAACGAGTCTGGACAGTTGGCAGCGTTCTACCTGTTCTCCTTCATCTGGGGCTGCAGCATCCTAACAGCG GAGGACTTTGCAACAAATCCTACATTCTTATGGGAGGGGTACCCACACACTCACATGGT TTTTCAGGTCAAGTTCTTCTACATTTGCCAAATTGCCTATTGGCTCCATGCACTTCCTGAACTATACTTTCAAAAA GAGGACATCCCCCGCCAGCTCTATTACATCTGCCTTTACGTTGTCCACATCACTGGTGCCTACGTCTTAAA CCTCCACAGACTGGGCCTGGTGTTGCTGGTCCCTCACTACCTGGTGGAGCTCCTGTTCCACGCTTCCCGCCTCTTCTACTTCAGTGATGAGAACAAGCAGAAGGG TTTCACCCTGTGGGCGCTACTCTTTGTGattgcccgcctcctcaccctcACTCTTTCAGTTCTGACGTTTGGCTTTGGGCTGCCCCGTACAGAAAACCAGGGCTTTTCTCTAGCAGAAGGCAACTTCAATGTGCTCACCATAAG GATGACTTGTCTGGCTGCTATCTGCCTGACACAGGCTTGGATGATGTGGAAATTCATCAACTTCCAGTTGAAAAAGTGGAGGGAGCACAGCCAGAACCAGGCGTCAAAGAAGAAGGCAGTTAGCCCAAAGAGCAAGCCTCAAAAAAGGGAGCCTACAAGGG GAGGTGCTTCCAATGGAGTTTTGAAGTCTGAGGATAAAACGTCGCCACGGGCAAGAAAAGCCAAAGCTTCATAG